A single genomic interval of Nostoc commune NIES-4072 harbors:
- a CDS encoding alpha/beta fold hydrolase, with translation MKAELPYSERVTLKPGGHMALMEQNQQFSEAVSTFCAGCL, from the coding sequence ATGAAAGCAGAATTGCCTTATTCTGAACGAGTCACCCTAAAACCAGGTGGACACATGGCATTGATGGAACAAAACCAACAGTTTTCTGAAGCAGTCAGCACATTTTGCGCTGGCTGCTTATAA
- a CDS encoding N-acetylmuramoyl-L-alanine amidase, producing the protein MKFGIDSGHNCPPDTGARGIKIEDNLTLDVGNRVIAKLRALGNEVVVCKPSSASTVRDSLSKRCSIANSSKVDIYVSIHFNSFNGQANGTEVFATSDTGRKIAKPVLDEIVKLGFFNRGVKSGSHLFVLKNTDMPAILVEGCFVDSQKDMNLFNAEAMANAIVKGLTGKVPSVPVNPVQDEEDNVDATILRLQKSLNRLKITDRNGKALVEDGFTGANTKSAVEKFQTIVGVQATGIADSTTWNNINLILAKRILRPNHAGGAVVRYLQYRLGVENDGIYGSQTEVAVNNFQKQNGLDVDGIIGPASWQKLIG; encoded by the coding sequence ATGAAATTTGGAATTGATAGTGGGCACAATTGTCCACCAGACACAGGAGCTAGAGGCATCAAAATTGAGGATAATTTAACTCTAGATGTAGGTAATAGAGTTATAGCTAAGTTAAGAGCTTTAGGAAATGAAGTCGTAGTATGTAAACCAAGTAGTGCTAGTACAGTCCGTGACTCACTCTCAAAAAGATGTTCTATAGCTAATTCGAGTAAAGTAGATATCTACGTCTCGATTCATTTCAACTCCTTTAACGGGCAAGCTAATGGCACAGAAGTATTTGCAACTAGTGATACAGGTAGAAAAATCGCTAAACCTGTATTAGATGAAATCGTAAAATTAGGATTTTTTAATCGCGGCGTTAAGAGTGGTTCTCACTTGTTTGTTCTGAAAAATACAGATATGCCTGCGATTCTTGTAGAAGGTTGCTTTGTCGATTCGCAAAAAGATATGAATCTTTTTAATGCTGAAGCAATGGCTAATGCGATCGTTAAAGGCTTAACTGGAAAAGTGCCAAGTGTTCCTGTTAACCCTGTACAAGATGAAGAAGATAATGTAGATGCCACTATTCTCAGACTGCAAAAATCCTTAAATCGGCTCAAAATAACTGATAGAAATGGTAAGGCGTTAGTAGAAGATGGCTTCACCGGGGCTAATACAAAATCTGCCGTAGAAAAATTTCAGACTATTGTCGGGGTTCAAGCGACCGGAATTGCTGACTCAACTACATGGAATAATATAAATCTAATTTTGGCAAAACGAATTCTCAGACCAAACCATGCCGGTGGTGCAGTTGTCAGATACTTGCAATACCGTTTAGGTGTTGAAAATGATGGCATCTACGGGTCGCAAACCGAGGTTGCAGTTAACAACTTTCAAAAGCAAAATGGTTTAGATGTTGATGGGATTATCGGCCCTGCGAGCTGGCAAAAATTAATTGGTTAG
- the bchH gene encoding magnesium chelatase subunit H, producing MKRIVLIAGFESFNADLYRKAAFLANSRCPELDIRVFSDRDLTNKRTEVEAALDGADVFFGSLLFDYDQVVWLGDRIAQIPIRLVFESALELMSLTKLGDFAIGDKPKGMPKPVKFILDKFSNGREEDKLAGYISFLKIGPKLLKYVPVQKVQDLRNWLIIYGYWNAGGPENVASLFWTLAEKYLNLKVGDIPPLIETPNIGLLHPDYQGFFESPRDYLEWHKTHCRDAIHRVSPNRVSPNRVSSPNRVSSPNRVSSPNRVSPVVGILLYRKHVITKQPYIPQLIRSFEQAGLTPLPIFINGVEGHVAVRDLMTTDHEIQQRQLGNIETPSLSSEAVKVDAIVSTIGFPLVGGPAGSMEAGRQVEVAKRILTAKNVPYIVAAPLLIQDISSWTRQGVGGLQSVVLYALPELDGAIDTVPLGGLVGENIYLVPERVQRLIGRVKTWVSLRQKPASERKIAIVLYGFPPGYGAVGTAALLNVPRSLLKFLHALKEQGYTVGDLPEDGEELIRWVKEADKIDDTKNIPASVNARTLEKWLGYLQTSRIEKQWKSLTGTGIKTYGDEFQIGGVQLGNVWIGVQPPLGIQGDPMRLMFERDLTPHPQYAAYYKWLQNEFQADALVHFGMHGTVEWLPGSPLGNTGYSWSDILLGNLPNLYIYAANNPSESMLAKRRGYGVLISHNVPPYGRADLYKELVALRDLIAEYREDPQKNYVLKEGICKKIVDSGLDADCPFEDAKRLGIAFTPENVRMFSGHAFDDYLVELYEYLQVLENRLFSSGLHTLGEAPNEEELGAYLEAYFGDEPPSRSVSERRRQERQEEERLIRDLLMQSTDELTNLLRGLNGEYIPPAPGGDLLRDGAGVLPTGRNIHALDPYRMPSPAAYERGREIGQKIIAQHLDEYGKYPETVAVMLWGLDAIKTKGESLGILLELVGAEPVKEGTGRIVRYELKPLAEVGHPRIDVLGNLSGIFRDSFVNIIELLDDLFQRAADADEPDDQNFIRRHALALKAQGVENASARLFSNPAGDFGSLVNDRVVDGNWESGEELGNTWQSRNVFSYGREDKGQARPEVLNTLLKTSDRIVQEIDSVEYGLTDIQEYYANTGGLKKAAEKQGGKKVTTSFVESFSKDTTPRNLDDLLRMEYRTKLVNPKWAQAMANQGSGGAFEISQRMTALIGWGGTADFTDDWVYDQAADTYALDAEMADKLRKANPEAFRNILGRMLEAHGRGFWEADSDKLDKLRQLYELTDEDLEGVTV from the coding sequence ATGAAACGCATCGTCTTGATTGCTGGGTTTGAATCATTCAACGCTGACTTGTACAGAAAAGCAGCCTTTTTGGCTAACTCTCGCTGTCCTGAGTTGGATATTCGGGTATTTAGCGATCGCGATCTTACCAACAAACGTACCGAGGTAGAAGCTGCACTTGATGGCGCTGATGTGTTTTTTGGTAGCCTCCTATTTGATTATGACCAGGTTGTGTGGCTTGGCGATCGCATTGCCCAAATTCCCATCCGCCTAGTTTTCGAGTCAGCCTTAGAATTGATGAGTTTAACCAAGCTGGGTGACTTTGCCATTGGCGACAAACCCAAAGGAATGCCCAAACCAGTTAAATTCATCCTCGACAAATTTAGCAACGGACGCGAAGAAGACAAACTTGCTGGTTACATCAGCTTCCTAAAGATTGGCCCCAAACTACTGAAATACGTCCCAGTGCAAAAAGTCCAAGACTTACGCAACTGGTTAATTATCTATGGTTATTGGAATGCAGGCGGCCCAGAAAACGTAGCCTCATTATTCTGGACACTAGCAGAAAAATATTTAAATTTAAAAGTCGGCGACATTCCCCCGCTAATTGAAACCCCCAACATCGGATTACTCCACCCCGACTATCAAGGGTTTTTTGAATCACCCCGCGACTATTTAGAATGGCATAAAACCCATTGTAGAGACGCGATTCATCGCGTCTCTCCAAATCGCGTCTCTCCAAATCGCGTCTCCTCTCCAAATCGCGTCTCCTCTCCAAATCGCGTCTCCTCTCCAAATCGCGTCTCCCCAGTTGTCGGAATTCTCCTCTACCGCAAACACGTCATCACCAAACAACCATACATTCCCCAACTGATTCGCAGTTTTGAACAAGCTGGTTTAACTCCGTTACCCATCTTCATCAACGGCGTAGAAGGACATGTGGCGGTACGAGATTTAATGACAACCGACCATGAAATTCAGCAACGACAACTAGGCAATATAGAAACTCCCTCACTATCTAGTGAAGCAGTAAAAGTGGATGCGATCGTTTCCACAATCGGCTTTCCTCTCGTGGGTGGCCCGGCTGGTTCAATGGAAGCTGGGCGTCAGGTGGAAGTTGCAAAGCGCATCCTCACTGCCAAAAATGTACCTTATATTGTTGCTGCACCACTATTAATTCAAGATATTTCCTCGTGGACGCGCCAAGGTGTAGGCGGATTACAAAGTGTGGTGTTGTACGCATTACCAGAATTAGATGGGGCTATTGATACCGTTCCCCTTGGTGGTTTGGTGGGCGAAAATATTTATCTGGTTCCCGAACGGGTGCAGCGATTGATTGGTAGGGTAAAAACTTGGGTGTCTTTGCGGCAAAAACCTGCATCGGAACGCAAGATTGCGATCGTTTTATATGGCTTTCCTCCTGGCTATGGTGCTGTGGGTACAGCTGCATTATTAAATGTGCCGCGTAGTTTGCTGAAGTTTCTCCATGCACTCAAAGAACAAGGTTACACCGTTGGGGATTTACCGGAAGATGGCGAAGAATTGATTCGCTGGGTGAAAGAAGCAGATAAAATTGATGATACAAAAAATATCCCCGCGTCTGTTAACGCCCGTACTCTAGAAAAATGGTTGGGATATCTGCAAACTTCCCGCATTGAAAAACAATGGAAATCTCTCACGGGGACTGGTATTAAAACTTATGGTGACGAATTCCAGATTGGCGGTGTGCAATTAGGAAATGTCTGGATAGGTGTACAACCACCTTTGGGTATACAAGGCGACCCGATGCGCTTAATGTTTGAACGAGATTTAACACCACATCCGCAATATGCTGCTTATTATAAATGGTTGCAAAATGAGTTTCAAGCTGATGCTCTAGTTCACTTTGGGATGCATGGTACGGTGGAATGGTTGCCTGGTTCTCCGTTAGGGAATACGGGTTATTCTTGGTCGGATATTCTGTTAGGAAATTTGCCTAATCTATATATATATGCGGCGAACAATCCGTCTGAATCGATGTTGGCGAAACGTCGCGGTTATGGTGTGTTAATTTCTCATAATGTACCACCTTATGGGCGGGCAGATTTGTATAAGGAATTGGTGGCGTTGCGTGATTTGATTGCGGAGTATCGTGAAGATCCGCAAAAGAATTATGTTTTGAAGGAAGGGATTTGCAAAAAAATTGTGGACTCTGGGTTGGATGCAGATTGTCCGTTTGAGGATGCTAAACGGTTGGGGATTGCGTTTACGCCGGAGAATGTTCGGATGTTTAGCGGTCATGCTTTTGATGATTATTTAGTGGAGTTGTATGAATATTTGCAGGTTTTAGAAAATCGGTTGTTTTCTTCTGGGTTGCATACTTTGGGGGAAGCACCGAATGAGGAGGAGTTGGGGGCGTATTTGGAGGCTTATTTTGGGGACGAACCGCCTTCGCGCAGCGTCTCGGAGAGAAGACGCCAAGAGCGCCAAGAAGAAGAAAGATTAATAAGGGATTTGTTGATGCAATCTACGGATGAGTTAACGAATTTGTTAAGGGGGTTGAATGGGGAGTATATTCCGCCTGCGCCTGGTGGGGATTTGTTACGGGATGGGGCTGGTGTTTTACCTACGGGGAGGAATATTCATGCTTTAGATCCTTATCGGATGCCTTCACCTGCTGCGTATGAACGGGGACGGGAAATTGGTCAAAAAATTATCGCCCAGCATTTGGATGAATATGGGAAGTATCCAGAAACGGTGGCGGTGATGCTTTGGGGATTGGATGCGATTAAAACTAAGGGTGAATCTTTGGGGATTCTTTTGGAATTGGTGGGGGCTGAACCTGTTAAGGAAGGAACTGGTAGAATTGTTCGTTATGAATTGAAGCCGTTGGCTGAGGTTGGACATCCCCGCATTGATGTGTTGGGTAATTTGTCTGGAATTTTCCGGGATAGTTTTGTAAATATCATCGAATTGTTGGATGATTTATTTCAACGGGCGGCTGATGCTGATGAACCGGATGATCAAAATTTTATTAGAAGACACGCTTTAGCTTTGAAAGCCCAAGGTGTAGAGAATGCATCGGCGAGATTGTTTTCTAATCCGGCGGGTGATTTTGGTTCTTTGGTGAACGATCGCGTGGTTGATGGTAACTGGGAATCTGGTGAGGAGTTGGGGAATACTTGGCAAAGTCGCAATGTATTCAGCTATGGAAGAGAAGATAAAGGTCAAGCTAGACCGGAAGTGTTGAATACATTGTTAAAAACTAGCGATCGCATTGTTCAAGAAATCGATTCGGTAGAATATGGTTTAACTGATATTCAAGAATATTACGCCAATACTGGCGGTTTGAAAAAGGCGGCAGAAAAACAAGGCGGTAAAAAAGTTACAACCAGCTTTGTAGAAAGTTTCTCGAAGGATACTACACCCCGCAATTTAGATGATTTGCTGCGAATGGAGTACCGCACTAAGTTGGTAAATCCCAAATGGGCGCAAGCGATGGCGAATCAAGGTTCTGGTGGTGCTTTTGAAATTTCCCAACGAATGACGGCGTTGATTGGTTGGGGTGGTACTGCCGATTTTACCGATGATTGGGTTTATGACCAAGCGGCTGATACTTATGCTTTAGATGCAGAGATGGCGGATAAATTGCGTAAAGCAAATCCTGAAGCTTTTCGCAATATTTTAGGGAGAATGTTGGAGGCGCATGGGCGGGGTTTCTGGGAAGCTGATAGTGATAAGTTAGACAAATTGCGTCAGTTATATGAGTTGACAGATGAGGATTTGGAGGGTGTGACGGTTTAA
- a CDS encoding type II toxin-antitoxin system HicB family antitoxin, whose amino-acid sequence MENSFTAVYEKIDNWYIGYVQELPGANIQERTLEEARESLREAIELILISNRELAEQQLSGKDVLREQITVKL is encoded by the coding sequence ATGGAAAATTCTTTTACTGCTGTATATGAAAAGATAGATAATTGGTATATTGGCTATGTTCAAGAGTTACCTGGTGCAAATATCCAAGAGAGAACTCTGGAAGAAGCTAGAGAAAGCCTACGGGAAGCGATAGAGTTAATTTTAATATCAAATCGGGAACTCGCAGAGCAACAACTCTCCGGCAAAGATGTCCTTCGTGAACAGATTACTGTCAAATTGTGA
- a CDS encoding type II toxin-antitoxin system HicA family toxin → MKRRELIRHLEKNGCLFLREGGRHTIYYNPSNNRTSAVPRHTEIVDILAIKICKDLDISPP, encoded by the coding sequence GTGAAAAGACGCGAATTGATTCGCCATTTGGAAAAGAACGGCTGTTTGTTTCTTCGAGAGGGTGGAAGGCATACAATTTATTACAATCCATCAAACAACAGAACCTCGGCAGTTCCAAGACATACTGAGATTGTTGATATTTTAGCTATTAAGATTTGCAAAGATTTGGATATTTCCCCACCCTAG
- a CDS encoding glycosyltransferase family 39 protein: MINLPKLNKIDFLVLICVLIIGLINLPFPFAGDQALFTTGALEMQQGKVLYRDFWDLKQPGIYYFYYLAGSLFGFNDIGIHIFEFIYMMLFSITLQLTLKTYFRHQIVASLVPLLTVGVYYIVSYHKQFTQVEGLVSFPLFLCLWLTHQSFNHEGKQRFIQLLLSGFTGGIVLIFKLIFLPIIFCFWLTALLHSILIKQQKAKKIVLEICLPIFLGIIFPILFIIIYFASVDSLAIVYKTFFVYPSQVVANGKLNKSRLISGNLWFLKNFITLIVMAIVAVNVSLRKNKNLLTLLLVVWFVFGLGVIFIQIRSLWIYHYLLLFVPTGILATKGLDILWERFNELSSPIIKILLSLLFLSPLLWNFQVKSIALVKNNFALTEDTRFKYQTVFRGDYKLLRSEIGFLSQPGSLPGAIFVAGDPSIYYFSGRTQATSLNAWSLELFLPDQWPQLLEELDSSKPPYIFITNKYHALIQEKFPKILELIEKRYHILSKSDESESVWYILN; the protein is encoded by the coding sequence ATGATTAATCTTCCTAAATTAAATAAAATTGACTTTTTAGTTTTAATTTGTGTTCTGATAATTGGTTTGATAAATTTGCCTTTTCCATTTGCAGGAGATCAAGCACTATTTACAACAGGTGCTTTAGAGATGCAACAAGGAAAGGTACTCTATCGGGATTTTTGGGATCTAAAGCAACCTGGAATTTATTACTTTTATTATTTAGCAGGAAGTTTATTTGGTTTTAATGATATTGGCATCCATATCTTTGAATTTATTTACATGATGCTTTTCTCTATTACATTGCAGCTAACTCTAAAAACTTATTTTCGGCATCAGATAGTAGCAAGCTTAGTACCTTTATTAACGGTTGGTGTTTACTACATTGTTTCATATCATAAGCAATTTACTCAAGTAGAGGGACTAGTTAGTTTTCCTTTATTTTTATGCCTTTGGTTAACTCATCAATCTTTTAACCATGAAGGAAAGCAGAGATTTATTCAACTTTTACTCTCAGGCTTCACGGGTGGAATTGTCCTAATATTTAAATTAATATTTTTGCCCATAATATTTTGTTTTTGGCTAACTGCTTTGCTTCATTCCATATTGATAAAACAGCAAAAAGCTAAAAAAATAGTTCTTGAAATTTGCCTACCAATTTTTCTAGGAATTATCTTTCCTATTTTATTTATTATTATCTATTTTGCCTCAGTGGATAGTTTAGCAATTGTATATAAGACATTTTTTGTATATCCAAGTCAGGTGGTTGCTAATGGCAAATTAAATAAGTCTAGGTTAATTTCTGGAAATCTATGGTTTTTAAAGAATTTTATCACTTTAATTGTAATGGCTATTGTTGCAGTAAATGTATCATTGCGTAAGAATAAAAACTTATTAACCTTGTTATTGGTTGTTTGGTTTGTTTTTGGGCTGGGTGTTATTTTTATCCAAATTAGGTCACTTTGGATATATCATTATCTACTCTTATTTGTACCTACAGGTATTTTAGCAACTAAAGGTTTAGATATATTATGGGAGCGTTTCAATGAATTAAGCTCACCAATAATTAAAATTTTGTTGTCATTGTTGTTTTTATCACCTTTATTATGGAATTTTCAAGTTAAGAGTATCGCTTTAGTTAAGAATAATTTTGCTTTAACTGAAGATACACGATTTAAATATCAGACTGTATTTAGAGGAGATTATAAATTACTTCGTTCAGAGATTGGCTTTCTCTCTCAACCAGGAAGTTTACCTGGTGCAATTTTCGTTGCTGGCGATCCGTCTATTTATTATTTCTCTGGTCGTACTCAAGCAACATCACTAAATGCATGGTCACTTGAATTATTTCTACCTGATCAATGGCCACAACTTCTAGAGGAGTTAGATTCATCCAAGCCTCCTTATATATTTATTACTAATAAATATCACGCTCTGATTCAAGAAAAGTTTCCAAAAATTCTAGAATTGATTGAAAAAAGATATCATATTTTATCCAAAAGCGATGAGAGTGAGAGTGTTTGGTATATTCTAAACTAG
- a CDS encoding Uma2 family endonuclease, whose translation MVREYSAQKHLPPLESGDRLTRPEFERRYAAAPHIKKAELIEGIVYVASPLRHEQHGKPHSRVITWLGVYQSLTPGVDLSDAATVRLDLDNEPQPDAALFIEPDSGGQTRLSSDGYIEGSPELIVEIAASSVAIDTGSKKQVYRRNGVLEYVIWQSYENKIEWFYLIDGDYRLLSPGADGIIRSQVFPGLWLAVEALLNNQMVQVLEVVQAGLKSPEHNAFVQHLKKQE comes from the coding sequence ATGGTTAGAGAGTACTCAGCCCAGAAACATCTGCCTCCGCTTGAAAGTGGCGATCGCCTAACTCGCCCTGAATTTGAACGGCGTTATGCGGCTGCACCCCATATCAAGAAAGCAGAACTGATTGAAGGAATTGTTTACGTGGCATCTCCCTTAAGACATGAACAACATGGCAAACCCCACAGTCGGGTCATAACTTGGTTAGGTGTTTACCAATCACTGACTCCTGGCGTTGATTTGAGTGATGCCGCAACAGTCAGACTAGATTTAGACAATGAACCCCAGCCAGATGCAGCGTTGTTTATTGAACCAGACTCAGGCGGACAAACCCGTTTGAGCAGCGACGGTTACATTGAGGGATCTCCCGAATTGATTGTTGAAATTGCAGCAAGTAGCGTTGCGATCGATACTGGCAGCAAAAAGCAAGTTTATCGCCGTAATGGGGTGTTGGAGTACGTAATCTGGCAATCTTACGAGAATAAAATTGAATGGTTTTACCTAATTGATGGCGACTATCGATTGCTATCTCCTGGTGCAGATGGAATTATTCGCTCTCAGGTGTTTCCGGGTTTATGGTTAGCGGTGGAGGCGCTGTTAAACAATCAGATGGTGCAAGTGTTGGAGGTGGTGCAAGCGGGGTTGAAGTCACCGGAACATAATGCGTTTGTGCAGCACTTGAAGAAACAGGAATAG